Proteins found in one Paenibacillus dendritiformis genomic segment:
- a CDS encoding DUF4166 domain-containing protein, translated as MTASIYERALGPEFAKLHPRIRERFGFSSRDGIASIGQGVMEQIWYSRWAAVPLHIGTFRHIMFPQAGCQVPFTIENYAYRDRYGRETVSWIRSFRFPHRTRRFDATMIFSRERDGVVDYLGNKQHLAVDLALSADANGGLRIRSGDQRFYEGGLQFRFPRRFTGTADVCEWYDEDDQLYRISVEVTNPLIGPVFSYRGAFQARFIETRHAAIPAHIKPLREEARE; from the coding sequence ATGACGGCGTCGATCTATGAACGGGCGCTCGGTCCCGAGTTCGCCAAGCTTCATCCGCGCATCCGGGAGCGCTTCGGCTTCTCCAGCCGAGACGGGATCGCCTCGATCGGCCAAGGCGTAATGGAGCAAATATGGTATTCGCGATGGGCCGCTGTTCCGCTCCATATCGGCACGTTCCGGCACATTATGTTCCCGCAGGCGGGCTGCCAGGTCCCGTTCACGATCGAAAATTATGCGTACCGGGATCGGTACGGGCGGGAGACGGTCTCCTGGATTCGAAGCTTCCGGTTCCCGCACCGGACGCGCCGCTTCGACGCGACGATGATATTCAGCCGCGAGCGGGACGGCGTGGTCGATTATTTGGGGAACAAGCAGCATTTGGCGGTCGATCTGGCCTTGTCTGCGGATGCGAATGGCGGGCTGCGCATCCGCTCGGGCGATCAGCGTTTCTATGAAGGCGGGCTGCAGTTCCGCTTCCCGCGCCGGTTCACCGGTACGGCCGATGTATGCGAATGGTATGACGAGGATGATCAACTGTACCGGATCTCGGTGGAGGTGACGAATCCGCTGATTGGGCCCGTGTTTTCCTACCGGGGAGCATTTCAGGCCCGGTTCATTGAGACGCGGCATGCCGCCATTCCGGCGCATATCAAGCCGCTACGCGAGGAAGCGCGCGAGTAG
- a CDS encoding DoxX-like family protein, with translation MRRKPIYVKLEIRTDMDTLWAYTQTPELHEQWDLRFSRITYLPREQEEQPQRFRYETRIGFGLAIAGTGLTKARRLEDGRRMSTLLFGSDQALSLICKGRGYWIYTPLGEKISFETQYDYETRLGRLGRWFDRTVFRPLFGWATAWSFDALRIWLERGIPPAASIGRAAIHYASVLLLTLLWCWQGLVPKLLYPEAGELALLQASGLFPGWERPALTLLGFAEIGIGLMTTACHRKTWMWRGQAVLVLLLACAALAGSPELLKAPFNPVTLSTAMIGLGIIASVSGRDLPQASRCARTPTQAAKGGKAHDGVDL, from the coding sequence ATGCGAAGGAAGCCGATCTACGTGAAGCTTGAGATCCGTACGGACATGGACACGCTATGGGCATATACGCAGACGCCGGAGCTGCATGAGCAGTGGGATTTGCGTTTTAGCCGGATTACGTATTTGCCGCGCGAGCAGGAGGAGCAGCCGCAGCGGTTCCGCTATGAGACGCGGATCGGATTCGGCCTTGCGATTGCAGGGACGGGATTGACGAAGGCCCGCCGGCTGGAGGACGGGAGAAGGATGTCCACCCTCCTCTTCGGCTCCGATCAGGCGTTGTCGCTCATTTGCAAGGGCAGGGGCTATTGGATATATACTCCGCTAGGGGAAAAGATCTCCTTCGAGACGCAGTATGATTACGAGACGAGACTCGGCCGCCTGGGCAGGTGGTTCGACCGAACGGTATTCCGGCCGCTGTTCGGCTGGGCCACCGCCTGGAGCTTCGACGCACTCCGGATCTGGCTGGAGCGCGGCATTCCGCCTGCCGCGAGTATCGGGCGGGCCGCTATTCATTATGCCAGCGTCCTGCTGCTGACGCTTCTCTGGTGCTGGCAGGGGCTGGTGCCGAAGCTGCTGTATCCCGAAGCCGGCGAGCTGGCGCTGCTGCAGGCTTCCGGCCTGTTCCCGGGATGGGAGAGGCCGGCGCTCACTCTGCTCGGCTTCGCCGAGATCGGGATCGGCCTGATGACGACCGCATGTCATCGGAAGACATGGATGTGGCGCGGGCAGGCCGTCCTGGTGCTGCTGCTCGCCTGCGCTGCGCTCGCCGGCAGCCCGGAATTGCTGAAGGCGCCATTCAATCCGGTGACGCTCAGCACGGCCATGATCGGACTCGGCATTATCGCTTCGGTCTCCGGCCGTGATCTGCCGCAGGCGAGCCGATGCGCACGCACGCCGACCCAGGCCGCGAAGGGAGGGAAGGCACATGACGGCGTCGATCTATGA
- a CDS encoding thiol-disulfide oxidoreductase DCC family protein: MTSRLSNSRQPVLLLMDGECLLCHSLTRFMIKRDAKRRFRFAALQSEAGRYVLERAGRSGRLPDSFVMVQGAACYTKSEAALRVCREVGGLWRLLYGCIAVPAPVRDWAYDFIAARRYRWFGRRGACLLSVPEMMDRWIETVEEVGARCEGSRST, translated from the coding sequence ATGACAAGCAGGCTGAGCAATTCGAGGCAACCGGTTCTGTTGCTGATGGACGGAGAGTGCTTGCTCTGCCACAGCCTGACCCGCTTCATGATCAAGCGGGATGCGAAGAGACGATTCCGGTTCGCTGCGCTTCAATCCGAAGCGGGGCGGTATGTGCTGGAACGCGCGGGCAGGTCCGGCCGTCTGCCGGACAGCTTCGTCATGGTGCAGGGTGCTGCCTGCTATACGAAGTCGGAGGCGGCGCTGCGCGTCTGCCGCGAGGTAGGGGGACTGTGGCGGCTGTTGTATGGATGCATCGCCGTGCCGGCTCCTGTTCGGGATTGGGCGTATGACTTTATCGCCGCGCGGCGCTACCGGTGGTTCGGCAGACGGGGAGCCTGTCTGCTGTCTGTGCCGGAGATGATGGACCGGTGGATCGAGACCGTAGAGGAGGTTGGCGCGCGATGCGAAGGAAGCCGATCTACGTGA
- a CDS encoding response regulator transcription factor translates to MNPIKVLLVEDDPDWIKAMTSYLNQEEDILVIGAATGAEEGIRLARTLACDVVLMDIQLGDKPLEGVYAAVEIHEISEAKIIMLTSVADERVMTQSFTAGAVNYIEKINFEALPHAIRSAHRHPGPMEALLKDYARLKRDEQLKRLTAAEREVFDLIEAGYTHPQIEQKLYKAESTLKNQVNKILKKLGVRSSKEAVKKIRRKGLFLGDRD, encoded by the coding sequence ATGAATCCGATTAAGGTGCTTCTGGTCGAGGATGATCCCGATTGGATTAAAGCGATGACCTCATACCTTAATCAGGAAGAGGACATCCTCGTCATCGGGGCCGCCACGGGGGCCGAAGAAGGCATACGGCTCGCCCGGACGCTGGCCTGCGATGTCGTGCTCATGGATATCCAGCTCGGCGATAAGCCGCTCGAGGGCGTTTATGCCGCGGTAGAGATTCATGAGATCAGTGAGGCCAAGATTATTATGCTGACCTCTGTCGCTGATGAACGCGTTATGACGCAGTCCTTCACGGCGGGGGCGGTCAATTATATCGAGAAGATCAACTTCGAAGCGCTCCCGCATGCGATCCGCAGCGCGCACCGTCATCCCGGGCCGATGGAGGCGCTGCTGAAGGATTACGCCCGACTGAAGCGTGATGAACAGTTGAAGAGGCTGACCGCCGCGGAGCGGGAAGTGTTCGATCTGATCGAGGCGGGCTATACGCACCCGCAGATCGAGCAAAAGCTGTACAAAGCCGAGAGCACCTTGAAGAATCAGGTGAATAAAATATTGAAGAAGCTCGGCGTGCGCAGCAGCAAAGAGGCCGTCAAGAAAATAAGGCGGAAAGGGCTGTTCCTTGGAGACCGAGATTAG
- a CDS encoding sensor histidine kinase, translating into MLHYFLSLLTAAIILLGNHPRSETNRWAAVFLISASIGGLAEILAENGLPGWSGALQFLNQTLTPYGVLVFSMVYAERFPQARTRRMMKWLLLLPVAVMLAVTPFHPVLALDFRLLLVWTGPYYLLSCYWLVASLWKETDRRKKRSRLIVTLIVVPTILAVLAFINVANAIGLEIDFFRYISVFIIYSLALGLLCSFLYGVLSVRLRFERDPLESTMQAVSSGTALLNHTIKNEIGKIAISSESLRRALPEEDEPSRQHLEIISRAAEHMLAMVTRIHSQMKDVVLREEPCRLDRLAETSLAEHELLFASRHIAADTDYACRPLVLCDAVHMTEALGNLLRNAVEAMPDGGAIRIKIEDSPQGVRLSVQDTGTGMNREQLARGFEPFYSTKGHRYNFGLGLSYVYNVMQKSGGDVHIASKEGEGTCVTLQFPRRATISRNGGNRHESD; encoded by the coding sequence ATGCTGCATTATTTTTTGTCGCTGCTGACGGCGGCGATCATCCTCTTAGGGAATCATCCCCGCAGCGAGACGAATCGCTGGGCCGCTGTCTTCCTGATTAGCGCGTCCATCGGCGGGCTGGCGGAAATACTGGCGGAGAACGGACTTCCCGGCTGGTCCGGTGCGCTGCAGTTCCTGAATCAGACGCTGACCCCTTACGGAGTGCTCGTGTTCAGCATGGTGTACGCGGAGCGATTCCCGCAGGCCAGGACGCGCCGGATGATGAAATGGCTGCTTCTGCTGCCCGTCGCGGTGATGCTGGCAGTCACGCCTTTCCATCCGGTGCTGGCACTGGACTTCCGTCTGCTTCTTGTCTGGACCGGGCCCTATTATTTGCTGTCCTGCTATTGGCTTGTTGCTTCCTTGTGGAAGGAGACGGATCGGAGGAAAAAGCGCAGCCGCTTGATCGTGACGCTCATTGTCGTACCGACGATATTGGCGGTACTGGCGTTCATCAATGTGGCGAATGCGATTGGGCTGGAGATTGATTTTTTTCGTTATATCTCGGTGTTTATCATCTATTCGTTGGCGTTGGGGCTGCTCTGTTCCTTTCTGTACGGCGTGCTGAGCGTCAGGCTGCGCTTCGAGCGGGACCCGCTGGAGAGCACGATGCAAGCGGTCAGCTCGGGAACGGCTCTGCTGAATCATACGATCAAGAATGAAATCGGCAAGATCGCCATCAGTTCGGAAAGCTTGAGGCGCGCGCTCCCGGAAGAGGACGAGCCGTCGCGCCAGCATCTGGAGATTATCTCCCGCGCAGCGGAGCATATGCTGGCAATGGTGACACGGATCCACAGCCAGATGAAGGATGTCGTACTGCGGGAGGAGCCCTGCCGGCTCGATCGGCTTGCCGAAACAAGCTTGGCAGAGCATGAGCTGCTGTTCGCAAGCCGCCATATCGCGGCCGATACGGACTATGCCTGCCGTCCCCTCGTTCTCTGCGATGCCGTTCATATGACAGAGGCGCTTGGGAATCTGCTGCGGAACGCTGTTGAGGCGATGCCGGACGGCGGAGCCATACGCATCAAGATCGAGGACAGTCCGCAAGGGGTGCGCTTGTCGGTTCAGGATACCGGGACAGGTATGAACCGGGAGCAGCTAGCGCGCGGCTTCGAACCGTTTTACAGCACGAAGGGGCATAGGTACAATTTCGGTCTCGGTCTGTCCTATGTGTACAATGTGATGCAGAAAAGCGGGGGAGACGTACATATCGCGAGCAAGGAAGGCGAAGGCACTTGCGTAACGCTGCAATTTCCGCGCCGCGCAACCATCAGCAGGAATGGAGGGAACCGTCATGAATCCGATTAA
- a CDS encoding alpha/beta hydrolase, with the protein MNMSFVTCPSEWGREARHKFFRNDSDTLVVGFPGMQYSCEMPLLHYACSSALENKLDVLLLEYGYQSARTDLTLDQLPIVVAEAQAAIDHLRGNYDRLIFVSKSLGTIIAGQVAERINSDAIRHIYLTPLDDTVPYIQRSSGAVIYGTADTVFSSESVQAIAGLEQMRIVPVPNGNHALQVGNTIDSLDVLKEIVSIYKSIFGTAP; encoded by the coding sequence ATGAACATGAGCTTTGTCACTTGTCCGTCGGAATGGGGCAGAGAAGCGAGGCATAAGTTTTTCAGAAATGATTCGGATACGCTGGTGGTCGGCTTCCCGGGCATGCAGTATTCCTGCGAGATGCCGTTATTGCATTACGCCTGCAGCAGCGCCTTGGAGAATAAGCTGGACGTATTGCTGCTGGAATACGGCTATCAGAGCGCGCGAACTGACCTGACATTGGATCAGCTCCCTATTGTCGTGGCGGAAGCGCAGGCGGCGATCGACCACCTCCGCGGCAATTATGATCGACTCATCTTCGTCAGCAAAAGCTTGGGCACCATCATTGCCGGTCAAGTGGCCGAGCGTATCAACAGCGATGCGATCCGGCACATCTATCTTACGCCGCTGGATGATACGGTTCCGTATATCCAGCGCTCCAGCGGAGCCGTAATATATGGGACCGCAGATACGGTTTTCAGCAGCGAGAGCGTGCAGGCGATTGCCGGATTGGAGCAGATGCGGATCGTTCCGGTCCCTAACGGGAATCATGCCTTGCAAGTGGGCAATACAATAGATTCGTTGGACGTATTGAAGGAGATCGTATCGATTTATAAGAGCATTTTCGGAACAGCGCCTTAA
- a CDS encoding S66 family peptidase, giving the protein MITYPSLRDTSTIGVTAPSSGVPAALHELLHQAQARMEKQGYRVVWGDTVWTQDKAKSAPARQRAEEFNRMMQDDEIGIIIPPWGGELLIEIVDQIDYDQAKAKWVLGYSDTSVLLLALTLRTGIATAHGPNLADMRGEYSDDTTAMWKSVLSTPAGASVRQQSSAAYQAKWDHANPTPCVFHLTESTAWRTVSNREEKMEGRLLGGCIDVIRHLIGTPYGDVHRFRNQYASGEPVIWYLENCELSAADLRRSLIHMKLAGWFDHCSGILFGRSAANHPVDNYTAEDVYRELSEELHIPVVYDIDCGHVPPQMTFINGAYAVVEAAQGQGTVVQYFT; this is encoded by the coding sequence ATGATTACATATCCGTCATTAAGGGACACTAGCACGATTGGCGTAACGGCGCCATCTTCGGGCGTGCCGGCAGCACTGCATGAGCTCCTTCATCAAGCGCAGGCCCGCATGGAGAAGCAAGGCTACCGGGTCGTATGGGGAGATACCGTATGGACCCAGGACAAAGCCAAGTCGGCCCCTGCCCGGCAGCGGGCCGAGGAGTTCAACCGGATGATGCAGGACGACGAGATCGGCATCATCATTCCGCCTTGGGGCGGCGAACTGCTCATTGAGATCGTGGATCAGATTGATTATGACCAGGCGAAGGCCAAATGGGTGCTCGGCTACTCGGATACGAGCGTGCTGCTGCTGGCCCTGACGCTGCGAACCGGGATCGCGACGGCGCATGGTCCCAATCTGGCAGACATGCGGGGTGAATATTCCGACGACACGACGGCCATGTGGAAGTCGGTCTTATCGACGCCGGCCGGAGCCTCCGTCCGCCAGCAGTCTTCTGCCGCTTATCAGGCAAAGTGGGATCATGCCAACCCGACGCCATGCGTGTTTCATTTGACCGAGTCCACGGCTTGGAGAACCGTCTCGAACCGGGAAGAAAAAATGGAAGGCCGCTTGCTCGGCGGCTGCATCGATGTTATACGGCATCTGATCGGAACACCATATGGCGATGTCCATCGCTTCAGAAATCAGTATGCGAGCGGCGAACCGGTCATTTGGTATTTGGAAAACTGCGAGCTGTCAGCGGCGGATCTGCGCCGTTCGCTCATTCACATGAAGTTGGCCGGCTGGTTCGATCACTGTTCCGGCATCCTGTTCGGCCGAAGCGCCGCCAATCATCCGGTCGACAACTATACGGCGGAAGATGTGTACCGCGAGCTGTCCGAGGAGCTTCACATTCCCGTTGTGTATGATATCGATTGCGGACATGTTCCGCCGCAGATGACATTCATTAACGGGGCATATGCCGTGGTCGAAGCAGCGCAGGGACAAGGCACGGTTGTGCAATATTTTACTTAG
- a CDS encoding DUF4097 family beta strand repeat-containing protein: protein MKKLYAIALVLAILGLAGCGHRNGEEGDRHAADLEGIEVIQIDHGSTTLHLESADIDSLEASLLRYDNGPGIILNKGKHSLSIGLQSSFFRIFNLGMMPQLKVRIPNGYGGQIIIQGTSGSVHASSLDTEDLRITGKSGSITLDFADFHSNVSVSTASGHVKLDVNSPDPDLRLKLRSGSGSHSVAIPLQEHRQSKGRTEGTAGSGAHEISIKTGSGHISVQ, encoded by the coding sequence ATGAAGAAATTATACGCCATTGCGCTCGTCTTGGCCATACTGGGATTAGCCGGATGCGGACATCGAAATGGAGAAGAAGGGGATCGGCATGCCGCCGATCTCGAAGGCATCGAAGTGATTCAGATTGATCACGGGAGCACGACTCTGCATCTGGAGTCTGCGGATATCGATTCGCTGGAGGCGTCGCTGCTGCGTTACGACAACGGTCCGGGCATCATCCTCAACAAAGGAAAGCACAGCCTGTCGATCGGACTCCAGAGCAGCTTCTTCCGCATTTTCAACCTCGGCATGATGCCGCAGCTTAAGGTTCGCATTCCGAACGGCTATGGCGGCCAAATTATTATCCAGGGAACATCGGGCAGCGTCCACGCCAGCAGCTTGGATACCGAGGATCTCCGGATTACCGGCAAAAGCGGGAGCATCACGCTTGATTTTGCGGATTTCCACAGCAATGTCAGCGTGTCGACCGCGAGCGGCCATGTGAAGCTGGATGTGAATTCCCCGGATCCTGACCTCCGTCTCAAGCTGCGTTCAGGCAGCGGAAGCCATTCTGTCGCGATCCCGCTCCAGGAGCACCGGCAGAGCAAGGGCAGGACCGAGGGAACCGCGGGAAGCGGGGCTCATGAGATAAGCATTAAGACGGGTTCAGGCCATATTTCCGTCCAATAA
- the pgsA gene encoding CDP-diacylglycerol--glycerol-3-phosphate 3-phosphatidyltransferase — MNLANRITLARIGLIPLFLLFYQTYPDWMVAEAPMLRFANEHGAEVAVLLFVLASATDKLDGYVARKYNQITNLGKLLDPLADKLLISAALIMLVQHHLIPSWMAVIIIGREIIVTGLRIVASAQGIALAADRYGKWKLVLQVAAVVIVMVNSRMPLPSQLHGLIDYGVMAAAVGMTVYSGFNYFRSNLDRLHLDTC, encoded by the coding sequence ATGAATCTGGCCAATCGTATTACGCTGGCAAGAATAGGTTTGATTCCGCTATTTCTGCTGTTCTATCAGACTTACCCGGATTGGATGGTTGCTGAAGCCCCTATGCTCCGCTTCGCTAATGAGCATGGCGCCGAGGTGGCTGTGCTGCTATTCGTGCTGGCTTCGGCGACGGACAAATTGGACGGGTATGTGGCGCGTAAATACAATCAGATTACGAATCTCGGCAAGCTGCTGGATCCGCTGGCAGATAAGCTGCTCATCTCGGCCGCGCTCATAATGCTCGTGCAGCATCATCTGATTCCATCCTGGATGGCGGTCATCATCATTGGCAGGGAGATCATCGTGACCGGGCTTCGCATTGTCGCTTCGGCGCAAGGCATTGCTCTCGCTGCAGACCGGTACGGCAAATGGAAGCTGGTGCTGCAGGTTGCCGCTGTCGTTATCGTCATGGTGAACAGCCGAATGCCGCTGCCTTCACAGCTTCACGGCTTGATCGATTACGGCGTGATGGCCGCAGCGGTCGGCATGACGGTATATTCCGGATTCAATTATTTTCGCAGCAATCTGGATCGGCTTCACCTGGATACCTGCTGA
- a CDS encoding HIT family protein encodes MADGRTIEAECLSCALTNGQIQPHGGTIAETEHFHAHQDVAYPIPGLVIVAAKRHFYGLDEMTAEERSDYITFVHNIRTVQRQQMQIQSVYYFYNEDTTHHFHLWMVPRYEWMQAFGRSVESLRPVLRHARDERNDEANRQHVLKGIETLRQGLRELAESKERRNNDERG; translated from the coding sequence TTGGCCGACGGCCGCACGATTGAGGCGGAATGCTTAAGCTGCGCCCTCACGAACGGACAGATCCAACCTCATGGGGGAACGATTGCGGAGACCGAGCATTTCCATGCGCATCAAGATGTCGCTTATCCGATACCGGGGCTCGTCATCGTCGCCGCCAAAAGGCATTTCTACGGCCTGGACGAGATGACGGCGGAAGAGCGGTCGGATTACATCACTTTCGTCCACAACATACGGACGGTGCAGCGGCAACAGATGCAGATTCAATCGGTCTACTATTTCTACAATGAGGATACGACGCATCATTTCCATTTATGGATGGTGCCGCGCTATGAATGGATGCAGGCCTTCGGGCGTTCGGTCGAATCGCTGCGTCCCGTATTGCGGCATGCGAGAGATGAGCGGAATGACGAAGCGAACCGCCAGCATGTGCTGAAGGGCATCGAGACATTGCGGCAAGGCTTGCGGGAATTGGCGGAGTCAAAGGAGAGGAGGAACAACGATGAACGTGGATAA